In Humulus lupulus chromosome 6, drHumLupu1.1, whole genome shotgun sequence, a single genomic region encodes these proteins:
- the LOC133782918 gene encoding ABC transporter I family member 1 has translation MSLRKPQLPRLLLNNVSCMRNAQQILRNVNATIHDGGSLVLTGTNGSGKTTFLRMLAGFSKPSAGEVLWNGHDITKSGIFHQYKLQLNWLSLKDAIKSNITVLDNVQWFEVLEGKQGKSLPALELMGLGRLAKEKAKILSMGQRKRLQLARLLAIDRQIWLLDEPSVALDDDGVKLLEYIIAEHRKKGGIVILATHLPIEIDDAMVLRLPPRFPRRMTFVDMLDRRDF, from the coding sequence ATGTCTCTGAGAAAACCCCAACTCCCTCGCCTTCTTCTCAACAACGTTTCGTGCATGAGAAACGCTCAGCAAATCCTCCGAAACGTGAACGCTACCATCCACGACGGCGGCTCGCTCGTCCTCACTGGCACGAACGGGTCGGGCAAGACGACTTTCCTCCGTATGCTGGCCGGGTTTTCCAAGCCATCGGCCGGAGAAGTCCTCTGGAACGGTCACGACATAACCAAGTCAGGGATTTTCCATCAGTACAAGCTTCAACTCAACTGGCTCTCTCTAAAGGACGCAATCAAGAGCAATATCACGGTATTGGACAATGTTCAGTGGTTTGAGGTACTTGAAGGGAAACAAGGTAAGTCTTTGCCTGCATTGGAGTTAATGGGGCTTGGTAGATTGGCCAAAGAGAAGGCCAAAATACTTTCAATGGGTCAAAGGAAAAGGCTTCAGTTGGCTAGGTTGTTGGCCATTGATAGGCAAATTTGGTTGCTTGATGAGCCATCTGTGGCTTTGGATGATGATGGGGTTAAGCTGCTTGAGTATATCATTGCAGAGCATAGAAAGAAAGGTGGGATTGTGATTTTGGCTACCCATTTGCCTATTGAGATTGATGATGCTATGGTTTTGAGGCTGCCCCCTAGATTCCCAAGGAGAATGACTTTCGTGGATATGCTTGATAGAAGAGACTTCTAA
- the LOC133782917 gene encoding probable CCR4-associated factor 1 homolog 7, producing MEVSLTNDSIHFREVWSDNLDQEFRLIRDIVDAYPYVSVDTEYPGTVVEPISWENREYENMKTNVNLTKLIQVGFTFSDENGNLPTCGTDKYCVWQFNFCEFVLDRDLCAKASINLLRRSGIDFMKNNEKGVSCISFAELLMSSGAVLNDEVHWITFHGSCDFAYLLKLLTGKNLPDTEAGFFELIRIYFPKLYDIKYLMGLRRVEGGLSTISSILGVQRIGTSHLAGSDSLLTCCTFMKFRELLGISQEQVGILHGLGVGRLRR from the coding sequence ATGGAAGTTTCGTTGACGAATGATTCGATTCACTTTAGGGAAGTTTGGAGTGACAATCTTGACCAAGAGTTTAGATTGATACGAGATATAGTGGATGCTTACCCTTATGTATCTGTGGATACTGAGTATCCCGGAACCGTTGTGGAGCCTATCTCCTGGGAGAACAGAGAATATGAAAATATGAAGACCAATGTGAACCTCACGAAGTTGATTCAAGTCGGTTTTACATTTTCTGACGAGAATGGAAACCTTCCCACTTGTGGGACTGATAAATACTGTGTTTGGCAATTCAATTTCTGCGAGTTTGTTCTTGACCGGGATCTCTGTGCCAAAGCTTCCATTAATTTGTTACGGCGATCTGGCATCGATTTTATGAAGAACAATGAAAAGGGTGTTAGTTGTATTAGTTTCGCTGAGTTGCTAATGTCTTCGGGGGCAGTGCTGAATGATGAGGTGCACTGGATTACATTCCATGGTAGTTGTGATTTTGCATACCTGCTAAAGCTCCTTACTGGGAAAAATCTTCCAGATACAGAGGCGGGTTTCTTTGAATTGATCAGAATTTACTTCCCTAAGCTCTATGATATCAAGTATCTAATGGGACTCCGACGTGTAGAAGGTGGTTTGAGCACGATTTCGTCGATTCTTGGAGTGCAAAGAATTGGTACGAGTCACCTAGCTGGCTCCGATAGTTTGCTCACTTGCTGCACATTCATGAAATTTAGAGAGCTATTGGGAATTTCTCAGGAACAAGTAGGAATATTACACGGTTTAGGAGTTGGACGTTTGAGACGATAA
- the LOC133782916 gene encoding uncharacterized protein LOC133782916, which produces MHRESHRVQQIFVQFPDLEIPSKTLSFTSSEVRTLRQLKLSLLPNPFSSEALSSFYFTLNGRPLDDSSQILSSQIAPLSTLILQSRARGGGGDGGATGAESRDCYLKMYAEKKPDKVDPNEQRLSKWLNCALSNEPLKEPCVVDWLGNIFNKEALVEALLGKKIPKAFGHIKGLKDMIKIELSMIPGVERNGDVRSGPRFECPITGLEFNGKYKFFALKKCGHVLSAKALKEVKSSSCLVCHAEFTETDKIVINGNDEEVLVLRERMEAEKDKQKQREREKKAKKVKHGEVVAANGGEVGVCSDSHLVRLSGTKHGVSDAKDELKVSSMAGTNGKAAKDASNGAVSVKSSSNNAAAKRFKATDIAPPNANKEVYASIFTSSRKSDFKETYSCRSLPLGRN; this is translated from the coding sequence ATGCATCGCGAATCTCACCGAGTACAGCAGATCTTCGTTCAATTCCCGGACCTGGAAATCCCGAGCAAAACCCTAAGCTTCACCTCGAGCGAAGTGCGGACCCTTCGCCAGTTGAAGCTCTCTCTTTTGCCCAATCCCTTCTCATCAGAAGCTCTTTCTTCCTTTTACTTCACCTTAAACGGTAGGCCGCTTGATGATTCTTCTCAGATTCTGAGTTCTCAAATTGCCCCTCTTTCTACCTTAATTCTACAATCCAGAGCTCGCGGTGGTGGTGGAGATGGCGGTGCGACTGGAGCAGAGTCACGGGACTGCTACCTCAAAATGTACGCGGAGAAGAAGCCCGATAAGGTCGACCCGAATGAGCAGAGGCTATCGAAGTGGTTGAATTGTGCGCTTTCGAATGAGCCATTGAAGGAGCCGTGTGTTGTGGATTGGCTTGGTAACATTTTCAATAAGGAGGCTTTAGTGGAGGCTTTGTTGGGGAAGAAGATTCCCAAGGCGTTTGGGCATATAAAGGGTTTGAAGGATATGATCAAGATTGAGCTTTCGATGATTCCTGGGGTCGAAAGAAATGGCGATGTGAGGTCTGGACCAAGGTTTGAGTGCCCTATTACTGGGCTTGAGTTTAATGGAAAGTACAAATTTTTTGCGCTGAAAAAATGTGGGCATGTTTTGAGTGCGAAGGCTTTAAAAGAAGTTAAGTCTTCTTCTTGCCTTGTTTGCCATGCTGAGTTTACAGAGACCGATAAGATTGTTATAAATGGGAATGATGAGGAAGTTTTGGTGCTGAGAGAGAGAATGGAAGCAGAGAAGGATAAACAGAAACAGAGGGAGAGGGAGAAGAAGGCTAAGAAGGTGAAGCATGGGGAAGTTGTAGCGGCCAACGGCGGTGAGGTTGGTGTCTGTTCAGATTCGCATTTGGTTCGGTTAAGTGGTACAAAACATGGTGTTAGTGATGCTAAAGATGAGTTGAAGGTTTCATCTATGGCAGGAACGAATGGGAAGGCTGCAAAAGATGCAAGTAATGGTGCAGTTTCTGTGAAAAGTTCCAGTAATAATGCAGCAGCCAAGCGATTCAAAGCTACAGATATTGCTCCACCTAATGCTAACAAGGAAGTTTATGCATCGATTTTTACTTCTTCGAGGAAGTCTGATTTCAAGGAAACTTATTCTTGTAGATCACTCCCGCTTGGAAGGAATTGA
- the LOC133782919 gene encoding small ribosomal subunit protein eS12-like: MSGEDGAVPVPVETPAAVVAPGEPMDLMTALQLVLRKSLAHNGLARGLHEGAKVIEKHAAQIVVLAEDCDQPDYVKLIKALCADHNVKLISVPSAKTLGEWAGLCKIDSEGKARKVVGCSCVVVKDFGEETEGLHVVQEYVKSH, from the exons ATGTCTGG AGAAGACGGAGCTGTTCCTGTCCCTGTTGAGACTCCCGCCGCCGTTGTGGCCCCAGGCGAGCCCATGGACCTTATGACAGCATTGCAGCTTGTCCTAAGGAAGTCCTTGGCTCATAATGGCCTTGCACGTGGGCTCCACGAGGGAGCAAAGGTTATTGAGAAACACGCTGCACAGATTGTTGTGCTAGCCGAGGATTGTGATCAACCAGACTATGTTAAGTTGATCAAGGCTCTATGTGCTGACCACAATGTGAAGTTGATCTCAGTTCCTAGTGCTAAAACTCTCGGTGAATGGGCTGGG TTATGCAAGATTGATTCCGAAGGGAAGGCAAGAAAGGTGGTCGGTTGCTCCTGTGTGGTTGTGAAG GATTTTGGTGAGGAGACAGAGGGTCTTCATGTCGTTCAGGAGTATGTGAAGTCtcattaa